The DNA region CCTCAATGCGCAGCATTCTGCCAAGGTTATTTCCAATCCGCCACAGGAACCGTTTCCCATACAGCTCTAcagggaactttggaatacgCACCCACACAACAACTTTCCCTGGGACTCCTTCCTCTGGCACAAACCCTGGCTTCCATTGTTGGATAATCAGATAGTGTCCCATAATAACCCATGGACCACCATTAAACACATGAGCATAGTCCGCCTCATTGCGGAAGCGAATAATGTAGAACTCATGGTCCAGATCAATGACTTCCATTTCACCTATGGGCTGCCAGAGACGCTCCAGGCGAACCCTAAGAAGGCTAAGCCCTAGTTTTTTTCCCAGTAGCTTGACAATGATAGCTTTCTTCCAAGGCTTGCAGGCTTCCTTCAACTCTTGTTTGGAAACCTTGATGACCGAGCATAGGGGATCTTGTGGCACCATCTCTTCATCCCCCTCCTCCAGTTCATCATCCTCCTCTTCAGCATCTGACTCAGAGTTGTTGATGTAGTCCTCCTCATCGTCTTCATCTCCTAGGTTATTCCCATTGATACCAACACATATATCCTTATATGAAACCAGTTTGCGTGTCTGGACTAGCACAGTGTTTTGAGCGACTGTGCGAGCCCCCTTGGCCTTGAACGTACTACGCCGGAGGTTGTCAAGCTCCTCCGGCGACGCCCCCTTGCCCCCAGTGCTCTCGCTCACGTTCGCGTTTCTCATAACCCTAGCGGAGCAGGTCCTCTTTTGCGTaccgttttatttatttatacgaATTTGAAGTTCTAATTGTGATGTCTCTCTTGCTTGGATATTCCAAGTAAATGTTACTGACCTTTTCACAATGTCACTCCTATTTTCTCTTAAAATCTTTTACTGTTGTGAATGATAACAAGGTTTGATGGTGGCTACAATTTTGAGGGCCTTAACACATTGGCAATATAGAAAAATTTCTAGAGGCAAACACTCCATATTGCACAATCATGAAGCTATTCTTGGTCCCAAGACAAATGATTATATTTCTTTCTATGGTCTATAGATCTCATGGTAGACTTTACGTGGATGGCCATATGCCTACGAGTCAACATCTTATCTTATTTTACAATGCTATTAAGAGATCCTGAAATGGTTATAGAAGTTGTAGTTTGCTTAGGGCTTTAAGCCCTccacattatcaaaaaaaaaagttgtagtTTGCTTAGGATGCATGGTTATAGAAATTATGTTATAATTGTCATTTTTATACGCACACGACACAACTTAATAGATGAAACAAAAAAGAGGACACCAAATAGGGATAGAGGATCGATCTTCATCCACCCTTACCTTGAAAAGTCAAACTGATGCTTCTTTGATTATGCAGAATATACACTGTAATTCTCTTTATTGGATTCCTGATAGGGCACTGTGTGAACCGTGTGCGTGAACCGTGCCTACAGTAGCAGTTACACCCAGAAGTAGTAGTTAGAggttgtttttatttaaattggaTAAGTTATTATTTGCTAGTTGTATATGGTTGTAACTGTCCAGAGGTGGTTATTAAATAGGGGTTgtgtttgtttatttgtttcattcagaAGTTGGGTGGTTGTCTTAGGGAGAGACTAGGCTCTCAAAATTCCAAAATCTGTAGGAGAGAACTGGCTCTCGAACACCGGTGCTTGTATAAGTATTCAATAATTCCAATCTGTTCCTATCAATTCCCCTGTATTGGGTGACATGTTTAGCTGTTGAGAAACCCATACAAAGTTAGGTGTTGGTGAAACATTTGGCCATTTGCATTTTATTTCACCCATGAATTGAAATTCTTAAGAACTAGATACACATGCAGGGAGTATCCAGGATTTTCTTGTTGGGGGGCGAGatataagactaaaaaaatcttcattgaatattatataaactttaaataataaaaatttatttaaatacaactcttcGTTCTTTCATAGTACTAAATTTATCAATTATGGTATCAACATAGattttttcagcaatttctctcttgatatatacaactaataaatttcTGAGAAGATCATTAATTACTTCAGattttgaattgattttgttttaaataatgAAACTTTGTGATAACTGAGGAATTCGACTAAAATTCTACAATGACAACAATATTTTTGGGGGAGGGGGAGAGACTAAAACTACAAAAAAAGACTTATTGTCTGTAAACATTTCAAATTGGGGGGGCGATGACCCCTGTCAGCCCCTCCTAGATATGCCCCTGTTCACAGGGTTTTAAATTATGAagaattaataaatttttttcatattatttttcTGAACATCTAAATAAAAGCTTTTCCTATAGGCTATACCTTTGCCTTTAACATATATACTTGATTTCAGCTTTAAGACTGATACTTTCAACTTACGTTACATGATAATGATAGCAAGGCAAGACGCTAACTACCATCTTGTGTTTTGTACACAAAGTGATTACCTTTTTTACCTCATCACGAACCAAAAACATTTTTAAGCTTGGACAATATTCTTCCAATTAAGACCAAGATCATTCTTGCTTAATCAAATGCTTTGTTTCCCCAATAATTACATACATGTAAAATGGATGGAAATGCTACCTATTATAAGCATCTTCTAGCTTTTTTTTGGATCCATGTTTCTGAACCGCTGGTTTTTGTAGAGATAGGAGTgttgaagaaaattaaattttcaaaattcctGTAACATATCACAACAAGAACTGCCTGTCTTCCTTATACAAAAAATGGGTAGCAAGCCAAGGTTCTGAGTGTATTACTTTTGACTGTAATAGATTGTGGTCTTTGGTGCTTCATAGGGTGCCTGATATATATATTTAGAATGGgataaatagccaagttggtctCTAAATGTGTCAGCCGCCTTCAAGttagtccctaaacttctaaaatgcatCCCGCGGTCCCTAGATGTGGCAAAAAGTCATCTTAAAATTCAAAACCTTCAAACTTCCGAACCTACAAAACTCAAAACCTTCATATTTCTCCTTCctcttcttgtcttctttgttGATAAAAAACAAACATTTGTTCCCTCTTGTGTTAGAGAAAGGTTTGATTCCCAAAAAATCcacaatttcattttcaaagatGAATATATTGCAAATCAAATCTGGATATCCATTAGATAAATCCAAACAACAGGAATCCATAGTAACCCAACATAAACCGTGTTTCCATTTTTAATAAACTCATGCCATTGATATTCAACATCCTTAAGCTCCAGCACTGCCCTTGATGGAGAAATTATCGGTTGAATTTGTAAAAAGTaactgaaagaaaaaaaatttatcttcCTATTCCCGAAAGAATTGAACCCAGAACCCATAAAAATTGAATCCAAAACTCATGTTCCCCTCCGATTTCTGACTCATAACGCatacaatttaaattgaacCCATAAGGCCAGAACCTAGCAAAATTGAACCCATAACCCATTTCCCAACCAACAACTTCATCCAGATCTACAAGCAATGGTTTGTGGGGTTTTTAGATCTGATGTTGACGTTGAATACGGTGGTGGGGCGATCTGGATGAGCGACTCCTTCTTCACTGATTCCTCTTCTAGCGGTGGTGGGGGTTCTTCATGGGTTGGATTTGATTTGGGGAGTGATGATTTCACATGGGGTTGCTGCTGGTTCTTTTCGGTTTTGTGGGTTTTGGGTTGTGACTTTGCTGAAGCAGCAACTCATTTGGATTTGGAAGCAGAATGGGAGGAGGTTATGGGGTGGTGATGAAGatggtgagatgatgaagattaatttagggttagagtttttttatttactgagttattttcttatttgtttaactattttattttattaattttttagttCAAATGCCACATAAACTTCAGCTTTCACACAAAAAAATCCATGTCAGTATTCCGTTAACGTCCATCACATTATTTAACGCCAGGGACTAACTTGAATGTCTTTTGCCACATTTAGGGACCGCATGatgcattttagaagtttagggactaaTTTGAAGACGGCTGACACAtttagggaccaacttggctatttacccattTAGAATGAGGTTGTGAGTGAATTACTTTTGATTGTAATAATTGTGATATGGGATTGTAATAAATTTTCATTCCGAGTTTCAACCAATAGTGGTcaatatatttttcttctatCATTATGAAGTAAAAATCAAGGCCAAAAGAGGAGAAAGAAACAATCTCAGCAAGTTAATGTGTAAAAGTTACCTTCTTGCTTACTAACCAAATAAATTGGGAAAACTTAAAGAGTGCAAGTAACATCTCCGTGCATCGCATGCACGAGTAAAGTATACATTATGTTGAAAACATCATAATTTATTGGCTTAATTACTCGATTTAGGTTCATCAGAGATCAATTTATTGCAATTGGGTCCATTCGTCATATCTCTGTTAAATCCTTCACACTGTTAGTCTATGTGACTCTCATTTACAATGTGGACCTGACGTTTTTGCCACTGGGATGCCActtcattaaataaataaaataaaatataattaaataaaaaatactaattaagtaaataaaaaattaaaatactaacCTTAATCTCAACATCTTTACACCGCCATCATCCTCAAATCAACATTTTCACCCTCCTCACATCAacttcttcaccttcttcatcaTTGTTGGCCAGAAACCCAACCTCTGGCCACCACTCTCACTAGAAAATCGCGCAACCGAACCACCACAACCCCATTGCAACCTACCCATAAAACCCCAAACCAATTTTATTCTCCCTTCAACCACCGCTACACCATCTCCTCAACCCTTACCTCCACCATGAACGTTGCCGCAATTGTCACTCTTTGCGACGATACTGAAAGGGCGAACGTGAAGTGTGATGTGTCATGTTTAAGTGgaacaaaataatttaaaataatatatgtgCTACGCTAACTAGTTTGGATGAAAAAGTTATAACTAATAACTAATGACGGAAATCATAATTTTGAAGGGatgaaaaattgaatttttttaaggactaaaataaaaaataaggatGAATGTCTTGTCTTGTCCTATACAAACTCTCTGAGACAGTACAAGATATTTGACAAACGTTAGCCAGAAAAGAAAACGATGAATTGCTTGAGCTCAATCTGTTTCAAACCTTGTGTTCCTTCCAAGGTGCTTTATCCCAGAACCAGCTCCACAAAATTCACAACCATGGTTCGTGCCAGTCTTCAAGATCCTCAACCACCCAACACTAGCCAGCAACAACAGCTCAACCTCTCCGTTCTTCGCTTCACACtgggtctctctctctctctctacgcACACACATGGTGTAAGGGTGCATTTGTGACATTGTTTTCTCATTGATATTTGGGGTGTTTTTGCTTCAGGGATACCTGGGTTTGATGAATCCTACTTGCCCAGATGGATTGGTTATGGCTTTGGTTCGCTTTTGCTCTTAAATCACTTTCTTGGTTCTGACTCAGCCACTGTTACACCAGCACAGCTTGTAAGAGACGTTTTCTTCAAAAGATATTGAATgtgattttccttttttttattcagttaaatttatttatctttctGGGTGTGGGATTTAAttgttgtgttttttctttGTCATGTAGAGTACAGAGGTTTTGGGTATGTCATTGGCTTCATTCTCTATTGTGCTGCCTTACCTTGGCAAATTCCTCAAGGTATCTTTTATCTATGTTTAGTAATGCTTCCATCCAGCCTGAATGAATTTAATACATTTAATAAGACTTGTAAAGATACATAGGGAGCTCCATAAATTTAACAAGGCTTCCGGTTTCGGTAAAACATGCTTACATTAGAGGAGAACATTTGTTTTAATTGATCTTCTTTTGTTTGAAAATATATGGAGCTCAAATATGAAGTTTTTCATGTATTATATTGGTTCTCAGCCAAGTCTGGGAAATTGTTAGGGTGCCCAACCAGTGGATCAGACGACTCTACCAGATGGAACGCAGCAAATATTTGTCATGTCAACAGATATAGTGGATGGATTGAAGGAGGACCTGGCTTGGGCGTCGTACATTTTGCTGCGCAATTCGAATGCCATTGCTGCGGTATGTGGCATAGATTTATCATTATTAGTTATATGTCACCTGTAAGTACCACATTAGGCTCTCATTGAGGCTCGTGGAATGCTCTATCCTTGGATTGGAGCAACCTCCTCGTGCCCTGAACTTTTACTGtaaaaaactaagaaaaaaCATATGGTAGGTTGatccaaaaaaaaagagagaaaatgatatGGATACTTGTGATTACAAATTAGATATAGTATTTGGCTATTTGCTGTGTTTTGGTGAATTATATTTGTCTATGATGAAACTTTGAAACTGCTAGCTCAGAAAATAAAATTGTCAAGTAATCGAAGTGTAAAATGCATGTGAGTTCTGGTGGAGTATATGCATTGCTTAGCCTGCTGAGCTGGTAGAGGCTGTTATGATTGGTCAGAATAGTTAGTAGTTACCAATATATTTCGATGGTTACATTGTAGTGAAAGGTTACTGCTCATGGAGAATTTAAATATTGAACTCTGTTCGATTCAGTATTACAATTCTTTCCCTCAATCCCGTGCACTTTTTTGTTGCTCTTATGCTGTTCTTCGTTTAACTTAATCTTGAAATGATTTCCATATCTTCAGCTAATTTTTATTCAAGGAGATATATGTGCAAGGGGCTACTGGAACATAACAGACGATTCATCAACAGAAATTCTACTTggttttttcaagaaaaaagtTGAAAATGCTCGCCTCTATGATTTGAAAGACACCCTATATTTTCCTCAAGATGCAGGTAATAACAATTTTTTATACTATTGGTTAAGTATGCACATGGAAACTGAATTATGAAAGTAGCTGTCTTTTGGTTAGGTATGCTACAAGCATGAAAAAAATCCTTGTATTTTAGTTTAACTATATTAATTGTCTAGAATAGATGTCCCTCCAATACTTCAGACTAAAATATATGGTTGAGAAAGTTTTTAAACTTGAGACTGGGTCACTACGACTGGGTGCGGAACTAacattttgttttatgaagtgTTTCTTTTCCTTTATAAAGTCGGAGCCCATCCAACCCTAGTTTGCTCACTAGAAAGGACATCTCATTTTCAAATACACCGTGATGGTATGAAAAAAAGGCAATCTGCTGCTATAAAGTTTTAGGGTCCATATGCTAGGTATGGGACTTGACTCTCACATTTGAAGTTTTGTTGTATGGTTCTGCTAAGATGCTTGTCGTAAGCTCCAGCCATGGTTGGTTTAAGGGAAGGGTCAAACCCATTGTGAGTCTATTTGTGTGCTATGGCAGGGGGAAGTGTCAAACCCATTGTGGGTCTATTATAGGCAGCCTCACCTTACATTTACAAGATGCTGATTCCATCGCTTGAACCTCCTAGTCATATTGCAATTTCATATAtatgtttttatatatatatatatatatatatatatatttaatatttctgCAAAAGACCACAAAGTGACCGAAACTGACCTAAAGTAACCGGTAAATTAGAAGGAGCACCGGAGGGACCACCCTAGTATTCGCCACAAAAGTGATATAGGCTTATTCTTCTATTTCAGGTGTTCCCGTTCGTGAGTAATTACCGCTGAAATCAAATGTTGCGGTCATTTGAGATAGAGATGTGTATGCAGCATATACCTGGCCATCCTTGCAACTCACAATACTGAGGGAATTTTCAAAGATATTTGATATTGTATATTTTAAACCTTCGCCTCGCCAGCCTTTTGAAAAATCATCTTTGAGAGTCACAACAATACTGAGGGAATTCACATTTTCATAAACCTGCCCGAACAAAATAACAAAGCTGTAAGTTCAGCCACTGTCAAAGGCTGTGAATCAATTATAACCTTTAGATAGCAGATACCAGTGCTAGTTCTCTCTCTGATTAATTGGCCTTGGCTCACCTCATAAGTAACACCAACATTAATTGAAGCTAGATGGCGCAGAGTGACTAAAGAAATTGTCCCAGATCCTAACTAGATGCATAAAGCCCTTGGTCTCTATTGTGAAAATGACAATAGCTTTGCTACAATGTCCTTTTTCAGTGCTCAAGGTAGATGAAAAGGACTATCCTCTCCCTTACTTCTCTTCAGCAGAAGAATATAGCAATAGACTTAGCCCTAAAAAAACTCCCCAGATTTGGAGACTAAACAAAAGCCCAAGCTTCCTGAAATCTTCTCAAATCCGAATCAACGGCTTAGGGTTGCAAGTGCGAGCAAGAAGAAGACCGAGAGAAGTACGAGGGAGGAACCCTAGGATGCGAGCGAGAGCGGGAGAGAACCATGGCCGCAAACGTGATATCGAGAGCTGAAGAAAGAATCCATGGTTCGAGATCAAGATCGATTGAGAGTTGAAGAGAGAAGCGTGGTTACGCGAGATCGAGATCGAGATCGATTGTGAGCTGAAGATCtgctatatatatttttaattcctCGAGTTAGGTGGAGGATATATTAGCTGACGGAACTGAGTCTAAAAGAAGATTTTTCAAGGATATTGCTCCTTCCCTAATAATGCTTCAATTAATATTAGGAATAAAGGCCTTATTTATTAAACTGATGATTAAATCTAATCCTTACTGACATGACTTGCCCTTCACTTTGAATATTGTAAGGTTTTGTACTTTTGTTCAAATAAATTGAAAGTTTGATGAACTTTTTTCAGATTCTGACTTTCAGGATCTGGTACCTAAAGGAACTAGCTCTCTACTGGTGCAACCAGTGTTACAAGCTTCTATCGATAATGCTACTGGCTTGCAAAAACCTGTGGGATTTATTCTGCTGTCCTCAACCTTGAGGTATGCATTTAGTATTAAAGACAGAGCCTGGATTGCAGCTGTGGCCAACAAACTAAGAGGTAAAGGCATTAGCTTGTTTACATATATTTTTTGATGAATTTACACTTCATATATAAATTGTCAAGTAATTATTTCCATTGTAACCCTTTTTCTTCCTACTTGAAATGTGTCTGTCAGCAGCTTTATTGTTGGAATCGATACTAGTTTTTCATTCTGATGTTTCAAAGAATTAACCTATAGCATGAATATTGTGTAAGGCTTGTGAGATTTTTTTAGATGTATTTTTATATCATATTATTTAATTGATATGTAGATTGTAAGATTAAGGAAGTACAATTAAAATTCTCTGCTATACAGGTTTGTTTACAATTCAATCTTGTGACAGAGTTTATTGATTAGGACAGGTTGCTATTTGTGGAAGAGTGCAATAGAGCTAACCAAATATACTTCAATTGCAACTAAAAAACTTATGAGGAGAAAGTGGTTTGTTTGTAATTGTTGTGGGGTTGTTCTTTTCTCTTGATTTTTAATAAATTCTTCTgttctctaaaaaaaattgtattttgacacttttttttaccatttcacatattttgacattttttttcctgttttgaGATTTTTGTTACCTtatatttgatttaattttactacttaatttagaaaactgaaCTATACATTATACACAATTCTGatgctaatttttttatgatacaGCATGGGTCTAGCCACCTACTCACCTATGTCAATTCAAGAATATATGGAGTCCAAACAAAATGAAGCACGGCATCTACATGATAGAGGGCAACGGAAGgcatattatttttttgataagcgGCAACTGAAGGCATATGATTTTACATATCAAAATTAGGGTTTTATTGGGTATCATAAGGGAAGCAATTAGGAAATTGAATACTCTTGTGGAGTATGTTAGGACAAAACTGGTTTGCAAGCATTTGGATGAGGCTTAAAATTTCTtttgggttgtctaaatgatccatgataaagtttgggttaaataacccatcatccaatcacattggagataaatgagttggaaatgaattaataaataaaatatagaaattccaactcacttatctccaatgtgattggatggtgggttatttaacccaaactttatcatgggtcatttagacaaccccataaGTGGGTGAGTTGAATACTGATTTGAATCTGTCACAAgatttgatttattttctaAATGAGCCATTTCCTATTATGTAATAAATCTATATTTGAATTAGATCTATAGCAGAAGATTTATTTCTTTATAGAAGGACATTGTGTGTTTAAATTGGTGCTTGTATGAATTGGTGAATCAAAGTGGAATTATTATTCTCTCTTCCAAACTAATATGGTATCAGGAGCTTCCATTGCATTGATCGCCCATTAGAATCTAAACCTCTTACTCTTTGTATACAAACTATTGCCTCCTTTCCTAATTATAAAACTCAGTTCAGACAATTAtggtaattaaaaaaatatgcaaTGAAGTTAATTAGTGTATTGATTTTAGAAAAGTTTATATACTCTTTCATAATTACTCATTGTTAATGTATTGGGTAATATTGAAGAGAATTAATTAGTAGTGATAATTAAATTCTTGAAATTACAAAAGTTCAATAGATTCAAGGGGCATATAAGGAAAATGATAattaacatttttaaaatttagtagGGGGGTTGTATATAAAGGAACAACAAATATGTCTCTAAAGGGTCTTATAATTGTGAATAAAGAGTAAATGGAAAATATTATTTCTCGTATGCCTAATTCGTAAAACTCATGATGGAGGGAAGATGCACGATGAGATACTTGATTGGAGAAGCTATAAAACTAGAGAAGGATAGCCCTTCCTTTTCGGGCAAAATGAAAGGCAAAAAGTTCTCTCATCATGGCATGGTTAATCAATTCCATGCAGTAGATAATTGGCAAACCATACATGTTATGTCCCCAACCAAGGGTGTTTAGGAAGCTGTCTGAGAATGATACTCATTAGTCTCATGAGCTAAAAACTTAGTTATAAGAGTCATACCAAGGTGATCAAGATGCTATCACTTATTACAATATCATGGCGAATGCGACCAATATCATGCAAAGAGTGATGTCCTAGAAGCGTATGAggtaaagaagaagaagactggCGTTTAACCTCACCTAACCAACGTCTTATGATCATAAAGGTGGCAAGGACTAATTTGCCTGATTAATGGTCCAATAGGAACTTGCCACGTCATTAGGGACTTGCTTGAAAGAAAGGTTTTTGGGGTAAAAATATTGGAAGCCACATGTGTGAGCCTATGTGTCACCGTCGATTCCATCCTATGGACCAACAGGAAAGGAGGAAAAGGACGAACATGAAAGGTGCTTGCAATTTGGAGGGCTTTTCGAGCCATTTTTGTAGTTCAGGGACCAATTTGAACGGTGactacaatttcaaggaccaattTGGTGATTCACTCTGTGCGATTGATTGAAAATACGAAGGTTGTCTTGTTGTTTCGTGAGAAATCAAAAAGTAAgccaaagaaagagagaaaatgtgATTGCAGATGAATAGACGGCTGAAATTGCATCTTTAGAAAATAATATCTAACTTTACTAAAATACTCATGCAAGATAATAAATTGTAGTGCAATGAATTATAGAAATTATGGAATTGCCTTTAAGGCTGCCAAAATAGCtcctttatatatatagatagatagatatagattctcatttttatccttatcattttaataaaatttcatcATTACCATTTTAAAATTTCATCTTTTCTAggattctcatttttatcctaattatttttattttgaaataattacttttcaatttttattataaaattataaaactatTTTGTTAATTTAGATTAATACaagcttaattttttttctaaaacagAAGGTTATTTAAAATAGAGCAAAGTCGAGATATAGGACCTCCCGAAAACATACTCACAAAACAAGAAAGTGATAAACGAAAAgcgaagaaaaatgaaaaacatatgAGAAAATGCTACGACATAAGCCATGATGCGACCAAAAACCTACTACGAAGACATCTCCCAAGACTAGGAAAACGAAACATCACACACCTCGACCAACAATCTCAAAAGAGCCTTAACCATCTCCATATCTCTCCGACTTAGAAGATTTAAGATGTTTCACACATGCCCCAATTGCCTTTTCATCCGTGTCAGGGAAGACAAGGCCGCAATGTTTGCCTAATTTCCATCCATTTGTCGCTCTCGATATCACACAATCAACATTATATTCCACAGGTGTAGCATCGGATAAATCAGATGACTCTAGGTCCATGGAAGTAAAACTCTCAAGATCCTTCTTCTTAattcaataaattaaaatataagcttaaaataataaaaatatgaatacaaaaaataaaaataatattatatttttgagatgataaataatttgaactaatttaaaatatttgaagtgataattattttagtattaatatcatatatgtattgatgtgtaaaaaaaaagtaaatgttaaatataaaaagaattgCACAAGTATGTTCATTGATGTCAATTTTTCAAATTTGTGCAATCGCTACTTTTACCAAACATTTTTATCATTTATGTAGCTTTTAAGTTTTCATCTAATTAATTTACCAACGTGACAAACATAACTCATATATCACATGTAATGCTTTTCATTCTTTGCATCATTTCTCAGTTCTCACTCATCGAactaaaatattttcataaagGGAAACTGATTCGAAACCAGTTCTCAGTTCTCAACTTGTGGTGGATTGATTCGAAACCATGAAGGTAAAGTGATTAAGGGCGTTGCAAGCATACTTTGTGAGGGaaactgtaaggcccaagttttaacgctttggataagtgaataaaataaaagagttatttgattaagataaatttgggaaggaaaaaggttcaggaaaagtccaagaatttatcgaaaaaccgataagagttatagcacgactaacatacgcttaatcctaggtcaaaggtattagtgaatagttaatttacgctttaggacacgatggaaactaattccaaaaatcctcagagaaatgttagaacttctcttttccgtccttaaacaaccatttcgatgcgaaatcctggaaagtacgaacgtcaaattccaattctcggaagtttgccgaa from Lotus japonicus ecotype B-129 chromosome 2, LjGifu_v1.2 includes:
- the LOC130738345 gene encoding protein COFACTOR ASSEMBLY OF COMPLEX C SUBUNIT B CCB2, chloroplastic-like isoform X3; this encodes MNCLSSICFKPCVPSKVLYPRTSSTKFTTMVRASLQDPQPPNTSQQQQLNLSVLRFTLGIPGFDESYLPRWIGYGFGSLLLLNHFLGSDSATVTPAQLSTEVLGMSLASFSIVLPYLGKFLKGAQPVDQTTLPDGTQQIFVMSTDIVDGLKEDLAWASYILLRNSNAIAALIFIQGDICARGYWNITDDSSTEILLGFFKKKVENARLYDLKDTLYFPQDAGSGT
- the LOC130738345 gene encoding protein COFACTOR ASSEMBLY OF COMPLEX C SUBUNIT B CCB2, chloroplastic-like isoform X2, producing the protein MNCLSSICFKPCVPSKVLYPRTSSTKFTTMVRASLQDPQPPNTSQQQQLNLSVLRFTLGIPGFDESYLPRWIGYGFGSLLLLNHFLGSDSATVTPAQLSTEVLGMSLASFSIVLPYLGKFLKGAQPVDQTTLPDGTQQIFVMSTDIVDGLKEDLAWASYILLRNSNAIAALIFIQGDICARGYWNITDDSSTEILLGFFKKKVENARLYDLKDTLYFPQDAGVPVRE
- the LOC130738345 gene encoding protein COFACTOR ASSEMBLY OF COMPLEX C SUBUNIT B CCB2, chloroplastic-like isoform X1, with product MNCLSSICFKPCVPSKVLYPRTSSTKFTTMVRASLQDPQPPNTSQQQQLNLSVLRFTLGIPGFDESYLPRWIGYGFGSLLLLNHFLGSDSATVTPAQLSTEVLGMSLASFSIVLPYLGKFLKGAQPVDQTTLPDGTQQIFVMSTDIVDGLKEDLAWASYILLRNSNAIAALIFIQGDICARGYWNITDDSSTEILLGFFKKKVENARLYDLKDTLYFPQDADSDFQDLVPKGTSSLLVQPVLQASIDNATGLQKPVGFILLSSTLRYAFSIKDRAWIAAVANKLRAWV